In Candidatus Margulisiibacteriota bacterium, a single genomic region encodes these proteins:
- the gshA gene encoding glutamate--cysteine ligase, with protein MINLTQTTRNLTESDKVTLEKWLEQKSKGLTYPIYASMDLRISSDKAAVVDTNLFPSGFNNLCETMINKSAQYLAEYIKQYFSGVKKVAVFCEAHTRNLFYFQNLKALGQIINKAGFESYFVHPEIEGTIEGIYFSQKYLKEADLLINNNDFSSGYPQLLQQLTIPVIPGKELIWAKRRKSRHFSIIRSLSVELAEKINIDPWFISAEFEFEQNINLKEKASLERLKQKAELVLERTRRKYREYQISTVPTIFIKDDAGTYGMGIMTIQNIDELDNLNSKKYNKMSVGKQHIIKDLLVQEGIPSSLQCKGAVAEPVIYCIGQHFIGAFLRVNQLKNEMANLNSKGMEFFRICNEDIDHLEMPDECQGQRIIDDLGMITIRVALLAAATENSAEKG; from the coding sequence ATGATAAACCTGACACAGACCACCCGTAATTTAACGGAGTCGGATAAGGTAACTCTGGAAAAATGGCTAGAGCAAAAGTCAAAAGGCCTGACCTACCCAATATATGCTTCTATGGATTTGCGTATATCATCGGATAAGGCAGCGGTTGTAGACACGAACCTGTTTCCATCCGGTTTTAATAATTTGTGTGAAACCATGATTAATAAGTCCGCTCAGTATTTAGCGGAATATATTAAACAATATTTTTCCGGTGTTAAAAAGGTGGCAGTTTTCTGTGAAGCGCATACGCGCAACCTTTTTTATTTTCAGAATTTAAAGGCTTTAGGACAAATAATAAATAAGGCCGGATTCGAAAGTTATTTTGTTCACCCTGAAATTGAAGGTACTATTGAAGGGATTTATTTCAGCCAGAAATACCTTAAAGAAGCAGACCTGCTTATTAATAATAATGATTTTTCCAGCGGATACCCGCAATTGCTGCAACAGTTGACAATTCCTGTTATCCCGGGAAAAGAACTGATCTGGGCCAAACGCAGAAAAAGCAGACATTTTTCCATCATCAGGAGTTTATCAGTGGAGCTTGCTGAAAAGATTAATATTGACCCCTGGTTTATTTCCGCAGAATTTGAATTTGAACAAAATATAAATCTGAAGGAAAAGGCTTCGCTGGAAAGGTTGAAACAAAAAGCAGAATTGGTACTGGAAAGGACAAGGCGGAAATACAGAGAATATCAGATAAGTACGGTGCCTACAATTTTTATTAAGGATGATGCCGGTACATACGGTATGGGCATAATGACGATTCAAAATATTGACGAGCTGGATAATTTGAACAGCAAAAAATACAATAAAATGAGCGTGGGAAAACAGCATATTATTAAAGATTTGCTTGTTCAGGAAGGGATTCCCAGTAGTCTGCAATGCAAGGGGGCTGTGGCCGAACCGGTTATTTATTGTATAGGACAACATTTTATCGGAGCCTTTTTACGAGTGAATCAATTAAAAAATGAAATGGCGAATTTGAATTCCAAGGGTATGGAGTTTTTCAGGATTTGTAATGAAGATATAGATCATCTGGAAATGCCGGATGAATGCCAGGGACAGCGAATTATTGATGATTTGGGCATGATCACTATCAGGGTAGCCTTGCTTGCGGCCGCGACGGAAAATAGTGCCGAAAAAGGTTAA